One genomic region from Salinicola endophyticus encodes:
- a CDS encoding MBL fold metallo-hydrolase: protein MHHPGFLCATCGIQYPASETPPAHCAICEDERQFVPVEGQQWTTPGRLAADHSNTFRYLAEGLLAITTTPRFAIGQRAFLLRTPHGNLLWDCLSLLDEATRDILDGLGGVDAIVLSHPHYFSTMAAWGETFDCPVYVHAADRDWVTLPSARLHFWEGEQIVPLPGLEVHCLGGHFPGASVLHWPARRLLLSGDTLLVTPDRMASFMWSYPNNVPLDATCVAAMGERLARLEFDSLYSAFAGREILLDADRVVAESVQRHCRALTP from the coding sequence ATGCATCACCCGGGTTTCTTGTGCGCCACCTGTGGCATTCAGTACCCCGCCAGCGAAACGCCGCCGGCACACTGTGCGATATGTGAGGACGAGCGCCAGTTCGTGCCGGTGGAGGGGCAGCAGTGGACCACGCCGGGGCGCCTGGCGGCGGACCACAGCAATACCTTCCGCTATCTCGCCGAGGGGCTGCTGGCGATCACCACCACACCGCGCTTCGCCATCGGCCAGCGGGCCTTCCTGCTGCGCACGCCGCACGGCAATCTGCTGTGGGACTGCCTCTCGCTGCTCGACGAGGCAACACGGGACATTCTCGATGGGCTCGGTGGGGTCGATGCCATCGTGCTCTCTCACCCGCACTACTTCAGTACCATGGCCGCCTGGGGCGAGACCTTCGACTGCCCGGTCTACGTGCACGCCGCGGATCGTGACTGGGTCACTCTGCCCAGCGCGCGGCTGCACTTCTGGGAAGGGGAGCAGATCGTGCCGCTGCCGGGGTTGGAGGTGCACTGCCTGGGCGGGCACTTCCCCGGCGCCAGCGTGCTGCACTGGCCGGCGCGCCGCCTGCTGCTGAGTGGTGACACCCTGCTGGTGACCCCGGACCGGATGGCCTCGTTCATGTGGTCCTACCCCAACAACGTGCCGCTGGATGCCACCTGTGTCGCGGCCATGGGCGAGCGTCTGGCCCGGCTCGAGTTCGACAGCCTCTACTCGGCTTTCGCCGGACGCGAGATCCTGCTCGACGCCGACCGCGTGGTCGCCGAGTCGGTGCAGCGTCACTGCCGTGCGCTCACACCCTGA
- a CDS encoding LysR substrate-binding domain-containing protein, which translates to MHALSRSLPPLAALLPFEAAARLESFTRAAEELHLTQAAISRQIRALERDLGVALFERRNRGVFLTPAGRKLAHTLSESLGQIARHADAIRGGERGHRVILFCQLCEAFYWLMPRLADFHRRHPEIDLKLITSTRPLSEQRDPFDVALQTHGRPSGGHTLAFTASDTILPVCSPAHPAAQRAQLAPAALATFELLHHQAEPAEWMGWRDWFEAVGEAPPAELGGKRFDSYPLLLQAALSGHGIALGWARTTQRMIAAGELVTPVNERFFQPDAIGVYVHRTSTQRHASRALLDWLEDALQQEG; encoded by the coding sequence ATGCATGCCTTGAGCCGATCGCTACCGCCGCTGGCCGCGCTGCTGCCGTTCGAGGCCGCCGCCCGCTTGGAGAGCTTCACCCGCGCGGCCGAGGAGCTCCATCTAACCCAGGCGGCGATCAGCCGGCAGATTCGCGCGCTCGAGCGGGATCTGGGCGTTGCCCTGTTCGAGCGCCGCAATCGCGGCGTCTTCCTGACCCCTGCTGGCCGCAAGCTGGCCCACACGCTCAGCGAGAGCCTGGGGCAGATCGCCCGGCACGCCGACGCGATTCGCGGTGGCGAGCGCGGTCATCGGGTGATTCTTTTCTGTCAGTTATGCGAGGCGTTCTACTGGCTGATGCCTCGCCTGGCCGACTTCCATCGGCGTCATCCGGAGATCGATCTGAAATTGATCACCTCCACCCGCCCCCTGAGCGAACAGCGCGACCCGTTCGACGTGGCGCTGCAGACCCATGGCCGCCCCAGCGGCGGCCATACGCTGGCGTTCACCGCCAGCGATACGATCCTCCCGGTGTGCAGCCCGGCCCACCCTGCCGCGCAACGGGCCCAGCTCGCCCCGGCGGCACTGGCGACGTTCGAGCTTCTCCACCACCAGGCGGAGCCGGCGGAGTGGATGGGGTGGCGTGACTGGTTCGAGGCCGTGGGCGAGGCACCACCGGCCGAGCTCGGCGGCAAACGCTTCGATAGCTATCCCCTGCTGCTGCAGGCAGCGCTCTCCGGACACGGCATCGCCCTCGGCTGGGCGCGTACCACCCAGCGGATGATAGCGGCCGGCGAGCTGGTCACCCCGGTCAATGAACGGTTTTTCCAGCCCGACGCGATCGGTGTCTACGTGCACCGGACATCCACGCAGCGCCACGCCAGCCGCGCCCTGCTCGACTGGCTCGAAGACGCGCTGCAACAGGAAGGTTGA
- a CDS encoding PIG-L family deacetylase, whose protein sequence is MTGPGATEEAANEQPITATDWQHHAATLTLPADPAQTRLIEISLALAPRSRWRRGLPSVTLTAAGQAPLTYSLEARRRDQRIAWRLPPCTNEVTLNLALSGARLTVAPQASCHAQPAIEGPILIVAPHPDDAEIAAGGIYTDHAESVHLVTLSCGEQLKGLKRQYLSGLDDDLDSAVRRKAEWRRWNVFATPLLSGIPPERSTLVGVPDGAGWALVHDGIAQRPAIALSEARRFNHLALPPIRGERLERDDVVAALRQLIDTLQPVTLLVTDPEFDPHPDHRAASLALALALDGSRHRPRTVLLYANHYREAFPPGPAFQPAWMPPAEIAIERLFTPAPTPLAWPLSTEMQKHKALLLDAMSDLSPRAGWPQRRRRARRASFVPTFARERDPYFQAAIRSTELFRALPCDAFVAAWCGRNDAC, encoded by the coding sequence ATGACGGGGCCGGGTGCGACGGAGGAGGCCGCGAACGAGCAGCCGATCACGGCCACCGACTGGCAGCATCATGCTGCCACACTGACGCTTCCCGCCGACCCGGCGCAGACCCGGCTGATCGAGATATCGCTGGCACTGGCGCCGCGTTCGCGCTGGCGCCGTGGCCTGCCGAGCGTGACGCTCACGGCCGCGGGGCAGGCGCCGCTCACCTACTCGCTGGAAGCGCGCCGCCGCGATCAGCGCATCGCCTGGCGGCTGCCGCCGTGTACCAACGAGGTGACGCTGAACCTGGCTCTCTCCGGCGCCCGGCTGACCGTAGCGCCGCAGGCAAGCTGCCATGCGCAGCCGGCGATCGAGGGGCCGATCCTGATCGTCGCCCCGCACCCGGATGACGCCGAGATCGCCGCTGGCGGTATCTATACCGATCATGCCGAGTCGGTGCATCTGGTCACGCTCTCCTGCGGCGAGCAGCTCAAAGGGCTCAAGCGTCAGTATCTGAGCGGGCTCGACGACGATCTCGACAGTGCAGTCCGGCGCAAGGCCGAGTGGCGGCGCTGGAACGTGTTCGCCACGCCGCTGCTGTCGGGCATCCCGCCCGAGCGCTCGACCCTGGTCGGGGTGCCCGATGGGGCCGGGTGGGCGCTGGTGCATGATGGCATCGCTCAGCGTCCAGCCATTGCGCTGAGTGAGGCGCGCCGCTTCAATCATCTCGCGCTGCCGCCGATCCGCGGCGAGCGGCTCGAGCGCGACGACGTGGTCGCGGCGCTGCGCCAACTGATCGATACCCTGCAGCCGGTCACACTGCTGGTGACCGATCCCGAGTTCGATCCGCATCCCGATCACCGTGCCGCTTCGCTGGCCCTTGCCTTGGCGCTCGACGGCAGCCGCCACCGGCCGCGCACGGTACTGCTGTATGCCAATCACTACCGCGAGGCCTTTCCTCCCGGCCCGGCATTCCAGCCGGCGTGGATGCCGCCGGCCGAGATCGCCATCGAGCGCCTGTTCACGCCCGCGCCGACACCGCTGGCGTGGCCGCTGTCCACCGAAATGCAAAAGCACAAGGCGCTGCTGCTGGATGCCATGAGCGACCTCTCGCCCCGCGCCGGCTGGCCACAGCGGCGCCGGCGGGCACGGCGGGCTAGCTTCGTGCCCACTTTCGCGCGTGAGCGCGACCCCTACTTCCAGGCCGCGATCCGCTCCACCGAGCTATTCCGCGCGCTGCCCTGCGACGCCTTCGTCGCGGCCTGGTGCGGGCGCAACGACGCCTGCTGA
- a CDS encoding DNA/RNA non-specific endonuclease, whose translation MSDDIRPSQRARGGLRDMRALVASRQAARVSTATTAAREDLSDRQGFAQDFLDDFTVALPTPVGERAEDVTPVPGRDDGRLDYTHFSLVMSRSRRLAIFTALNLDGRRLVSVPRENDDWRFDPRIDPALQAGEELYARNPLDRGHLVRRTSANWGELAEQANADTFHFTNCTPQMAAFNQRTWLGLEDYLLEHARADRQRLCIFTGPVFRASDRDYRGVRIPEAYWKVIAFRGEDGRPSATAYMIDQTDELDELGPGFFFGQYRTYQRSIARIEALTQLDFGELSDFDGFSVEERATGTRIEAEIRGPEDIRV comes from the coding sequence ATGAGCGACGATATCAGACCGAGCCAGCGCGCACGCGGCGGGCTGCGTGACATGCGCGCGCTGGTGGCGTCGCGCCAGGCCGCGAGGGTCTCGACGGCTACGACGGCGGCGCGTGAGGATCTCTCCGACCGCCAGGGATTCGCGCAAGATTTTCTGGATGACTTCACAGTGGCGCTGCCCACGCCGGTGGGCGAGCGCGCCGAGGACGTCACCCCGGTGCCCGGGCGCGATGACGGGCGTCTCGACTACACCCACTTCTCGCTGGTGATGTCACGCTCGCGGCGGCTGGCGATCTTCACCGCGCTCAATCTCGATGGCCGCCGGCTGGTCTCCGTGCCGCGCGAGAACGACGACTGGCGCTTTGATCCGCGCATCGACCCGGCGCTACAGGCGGGCGAAGAACTTTACGCCCGCAACCCGCTAGATCGCGGCCATCTGGTGCGGCGCACCTCGGCCAACTGGGGTGAGCTAGCCGAGCAGGCCAATGCCGACACCTTCCACTTCACCAACTGCACGCCGCAGATGGCGGCGTTCAACCAGCGCACCTGGCTGGGGCTGGAGGACTATCTACTCGAGCACGCCCGCGCCGATCGACAGCGCCTGTGCATCTTCACCGGGCCGGTCTTCCGCGCCAGCGACCGCGACTACCGCGGCGTACGTATCCCCGAAGCCTACTGGAAGGTGATCGCCTTCCGCGGCGAGGATGGCCGCCCCTCGGCCACCGCCTACATGATCGATCAGACCGACGAACTCGACGAGCTGGGGCCCGGCTTCTTTTTCGGCCAGTACCGCACCTATCAGCGCAGCATCGCCCGGATCGAGGCGCTGACCCAGCTCGATTTCGGTGAACTCTCCGACTTCGACGGCTTCTCCGTGGAGGAGCGCGCCACCGGCACCCGGATCGAAGCGGAGATCCGCGGGCCCGAAGATATCCGCGTGTGA
- a CDS encoding DMT family transporter, whose protein sequence is MQTRHETSAHKAAPRDSVTATISNAGEKDKPGQGVALIVGAVMLLSLADALVKSLGHTLSLWQLLVLAPLVSLPLLSVGWWRQGRTLPREARVWRWIGVRSALLLAMWIAFYAALPWIPLSVAAVGIYTTPLFIALLARLGGEPLGGRQNVALLLGFAGVLVVLHPGGALFTPAMLLPLLAALCYALAMVTTRRHCREVSPWLLALGLNLGFLLAGFAGSLGVIALSPEGDGFLRRGWQPLDLSHIGHIGLYALLMVAVNTWVARAYQVAPSALVGIFDYAYLPFAAGWGFWLLDEVPDARTLAGMAAILSAGGLALTRRTR, encoded by the coding sequence ATGCAGACCCGACATGAGACGAGTGCGCATAAGGCGGCGCCGCGCGACAGCGTCACTGCCACCATCTCCAACGCCGGCGAGAAAGACAAGCCTGGCCAGGGCGTGGCGCTGATCGTCGGCGCGGTGATGCTGCTGTCACTGGCCGATGCACTGGTCAAATCGCTGGGGCATACGCTATCGCTGTGGCAGTTGCTGGTACTGGCACCGCTGGTGTCGCTGCCCCTACTGAGCGTTGGCTGGTGGCGGCAAGGGCGGACGCTGCCCCGCGAGGCTCGGGTCTGGCGCTGGATCGGGGTGCGCAGCGCACTGCTGCTGGCGATGTGGATCGCCTTCTATGCGGCGCTGCCATGGATTCCGCTGAGCGTGGCGGCGGTCGGCATCTACACTACGCCGCTGTTCATCGCCCTGCTCGCCAGGCTAGGCGGTGAGCCTCTGGGTGGGCGGCAGAACGTGGCGCTGCTGCTCGGCTTCGCTGGCGTGCTGGTCGTGCTGCACCCCGGCGGCGCGCTATTCACTCCGGCGATGCTGCTACCCCTGCTGGCGGCGCTTTGCTATGCGCTGGCCATGGTGACGACCCGGCGCCACTGCCGGGAGGTATCGCCGTGGCTGCTGGCCCTGGGGCTCAACCTGGGGTTCTTGCTCGCGGGGTTTGCCGGCTCGCTCGGTGTCATCGCGCTATCCCCCGAGGGCGATGGTTTCCTGCGGCGGGGCTGGCAGCCGCTCGATCTCTCCCACATAGGGCACATCGGGCTCTATGCGCTGCTGATGGTCGCGGTCAATACGTGGGTTGCCAGGGCCTATCAGGTCGCGCCCTCGGCGCTGGTGGGCATCTTCGACTACGCCTACCTGCCGTTCGCCGCCGGTTGGGGATTCTGGCTCCTCGACGAAGTGCCGGATGCCCGGACCCTGGCCGGCATGGCGGCGATCCTGAGTGCCGGTGGGCTGGCACTGACGCGCCGCACGCGCTGA
- a CDS encoding thiamine pyrophosphate-dependent enzyme, producing the protein MSQNVAEIIVETLAEAGAKRCYGVVGDTINHFTDAIRRSELEWVHVRHEEVGGFAAGGEAYMTRELTLCAGTCGPGSLHFVNGLFEAHRSGSPVVMIASQVATGDSGVGFPQDVDPAPIYAQYSVFCETVVNPDQARRMAALAAQTALAKNGVAVLVVHGDLFTQTPSQDLPYRAHRFDPVVRPNAEELVPAVKRINAGGKISIYAGFGCEHARSEVLALAAKLNAPVAWTSRAKDFIEPDNPFEVGMTGVFGLAGGYHAVADCDTLILLGCSFAWTQFYPEKATIIQVDIDPQQIGKRHPVDIGLVGSVRDTCAALAQIVDAQSDTRWLEKCREQYHKALAHDEPESQDDALIHPQELTVALDAAADDDAFFTADGGSPMVWMLRHIRARGERRTLSSLVHGTMANAYPQAIGIQKAFPERQVIAMCGDGGMTMLLGDLLTLKQERVPVKVLVFNNGSLGFVEIEQKVEGLLDSYTELDNPDFGKMAQAMGLWGERVEQRHELDGAIAAWLAHDGPALLDVKVNRMELVMPPKIEPGQVASTALYSGKAVLNGRLSDVVDLVKNNFWK; encoded by the coding sequence ATGAGTCAGAACGTCGCTGAAATCATCGTCGAAACCCTGGCCGAGGCCGGTGCCAAGCGCTGCTACGGCGTGGTCGGGGATACCATCAACCACTTCACCGATGCCATCCGCCGCAGCGAGCTGGAGTGGGTGCATGTGCGCCACGAGGAGGTCGGTGGGTTCGCCGCCGGCGGCGAGGCCTACATGACCCGTGAACTGACCCTGTGTGCCGGCACCTGCGGCCCCGGCTCGCTGCACTTCGTCAACGGTCTGTTCGAGGCGCATCGCAGCGGCTCCCCGGTGGTGATGATCGCCTCCCAGGTGGCCACCGGCGACAGTGGTGTCGGCTTTCCCCAGGATGTCGATCCCGCGCCGATCTACGCCCAGTACAGCGTCTTCTGCGAAACCGTGGTCAACCCGGATCAGGCGCGCCGGATGGCGGCGCTGGCGGCGCAGACGGCGCTGGCCAAGAACGGCGTGGCGGTGCTGGTGGTACACGGCGACCTGTTCACCCAGACGCCGAGCCAGGATCTACCCTACCGTGCCCATCGCTTCGATCCGGTGGTCCGCCCCAACGCCGAGGAGCTGGTACCGGCGGTGAAGCGGATCAACGCCGGCGGCAAGATCTCGATCTACGCCGGTTTCGGCTGCGAACACGCGCGTTCCGAGGTGCTGGCGCTGGCGGCCAAGCTCAACGCGCCGGTGGCATGGACATCGCGGGCCAAGGATTTCATCGAGCCGGACAACCCCTTCGAGGTCGGCATGACCGGGGTCTTCGGCCTGGCCGGTGGCTATCACGCGGTGGCCGACTGCGACACCCTGATCCTGCTCGGCTGCAGCTTCGCCTGGACCCAGTTCTATCCGGAGAAGGCGACCATCATCCAGGTCGATATCGACCCGCAGCAGATCGGCAAGCGCCACCCGGTCGATATCGGCCTGGTCGGCAGCGTACGCGATACCTGCGCGGCGCTGGCACAGATCGTCGATGCCCAGAGCGACACCCGCTGGCTGGAAAAATGCCGCGAGCAGTACCACAAGGCGCTGGCCCACGACGAGCCCGAGAGTCAGGACGATGCGCTGATCCACCCCCAGGAACTGACCGTGGCGCTGGATGCCGCCGCTGACGACGACGCCTTCTTCACCGCCGACGGCGGCAGCCCGATGGTGTGGATGCTGCGCCATATCCGCGCCCGCGGCGAGCGTCGCACGCTCTCCAGCCTGGTCCACGGCACCATGGCCAACGCCTACCCCCAGGCGATCGGTATCCAGAAGGCATTCCCCGAGCGCCAGGTGATCGCGATGTGCGGCGACGGCGGCATGACCATGCTGCTGGGCGATCTGCTCACGCTCAAGCAGGAGCGGGTGCCGGTCAAGGTGCTGGTGTTCAACAACGGCTCGCTCGGCTTCGTCGAGATCGAGCAGAAGGTCGAAGGGCTGCTCGACAGCTATACCGAGCTCGATAACCCCGACTTCGGCAAGATGGCGCAGGCGATGGGGCTGTGGGGTGAGCGGGTCGAACAGCGCCACGAACTCGACGGGGCGATCGCCGCGTGGCTGGCCCACGATGGGCCGGCGCTGCTCGACGTCAAGGTCAACCGCATGGAGCTGGTGATGCCGCCCAAGATCGAACCGGGTCAGGTCGCCTCCACCGCGCTCTACTCGGGCAAGGCGGTACTCAACGGGCGCCTGAGCGACGTGGTCGATCTGGTCAAGAACAACTTCTGGAAGTGA